From one Drosophila simulans strain w501 unplaced genomic scaffold, Prin_Dsim_3.1 Segkk22_quiver_pilon, whole genome shotgun sequence genomic stretch:
- the LOC120285467 gene encoding protein kish, translating into MSALFNFQSLLSVILLLICTCAYLRSLFPSLIDRNKTGFMGTFWKLARIGERKSPWVGAACLIMAFTVLFWS; encoded by the coding sequence ATGAGCGCCCTGTTCAACTTCCAAAGCCTGCTGTCGGTTATCCTGCTGCTGATCTGCACCTGTGCCTACTTGCGCTCGCTCTTCCCCAGTCTGATAGACCGCAACAAGACCGGATTCATGGGAACCTTCTGGAAGCTTGCAAGGATTGGGGAGCGCAAGTCACCGTGGGTAGGAGCCGCCTGCCTGATCATGGCCTTCACCGTTCTCTTCTGGAGCTGA